A stretch of Sulfurimonas autotrophica DSM 16294 DNA encodes these proteins:
- a CDS encoding porin family protein: MKIQNFLCLSGALLLSTTLFAAEVSDEQDASRAHIEAKHHEEGNLYIVAKGLISLGDTYTEEATDTEPEAILKGDTGQGFGIDLGYRLGYGFATEFDFSYTHTTVTKSVIGEEDRRAGADYYSYGIDLLYGYHVNEEIVLFAKAGWEIEKEKISDFGINGTNDGFSYAAGLEYGLSAHWALVGEYEGSLIDGPRGNSVFAGVGYTF, translated from the coding sequence ATGAAAATTCAAAATTTTTTATGTCTGAGCGGAGCACTATTGCTTTCAACTACATTATTCGCGGCTGAAGTAAGTGATGAACAAGACGCTTCACGTGCTCATATTGAAGCAAAACATCATGAAGAAGGTAATCTTTATATTGTGGCTAAAGGACTGATAAGTCTGGGTGATACTTATACGGAAGAGGCAACAGATACAGAACCTGAAGCGATATTAAAAGGTGACACAGGACAAGGTTTCGGCATTGATCTTGGATATCGCCTAGGATATGGCTTTGCTACAGAATTTGATTTTTCTTATACACATACAACAGTAACAAAATCTGTCATAGGTGAAGAAGACAGACGTGCTGGTGCTGATTATTACAGTTATGGTATTGATTTGCTTTATGGTTATCATGTAAATGAAGAGATTGTCTTGTTTGCAAAAGCAGGATGGGAAATCGAGAAAGAAAAAATTTCTGACTTTGGTATTAATGGGACAAATGACGGGTTTAGTTATGCAGCAGGTCTAGAATATGGTCTTTCTGCGCACTGGGCACTCGTTGGAGAATATGAAGGTTCTTTGATAGACGGTCCTCGTGGTAACAGTGTGTTTGCCGGCGTAGGTTATACTTTTTAA
- a CDS encoding M20 family metallopeptidase, translating to MHYLQDLKKVVEINSYTKNKEGVDLVGEIFDEWFESLGFETTIYNRTSIGNHRHYKSLHVENSPKLLLLGHIDTVFPSGKFEYFTEDEQWVYGPGVCDMKGGNIVLLEALRQLTCKGLKIQNIDILFVSDEETGSDDSKYLTAELAREYDYCFVYEAAGKNLELVTGRKGVGTFFIDIEGKAAHAGNHYSDGHDANLELSYKLQSLVALTDLEKGTTVNVGKIEGGIGANTISPHAKMIFELRYKISKERDRVLKEIEQIVQKSFVDGITSTLSGGIQRDVMQTSDSSLELLKQIESITKQSIAYEERGGVSDANIVSSCGVVTLDGFGPYGDGDHTLKERALKSSFTSRIEMSSDLFEYFIKNLSF from the coding sequence ATGCACTATTTACAAGACTTGAAAAAGGTCGTAGAAATAAACTCCTATACAAAAAATAAAGAGGGAGTTGATCTCGTCGGTGAAATATTTGATGAGTGGTTTGAATCATTAGGTTTTGAAACGACCATTTATAACCGCACCAGTATAGGCAACCATCGACATTATAAATCTTTACATGTAGAAAATTCCCCAAAACTTCTTTTATTAGGACATATTGACACGGTCTTTCCTTCAGGAAAATTTGAATATTTTACTGAAGATGAACAATGGGTATACGGACCCGGAGTCTGTGATATGAAAGGCGGTAACATCGTTTTACTTGAAGCACTGCGTCAGCTTACATGTAAAGGCTTGAAAATTCAAAATATAGATATTCTTTTTGTCAGTGATGAAGAAACAGGCAGTGATGATTCAAAATATCTTACAGCAGAATTAGCACGTGAATATGACTACTGCTTTGTGTATGAGGCAGCAGGCAAAAATTTGGAACTAGTAACCGGAAGAAAAGGTGTTGGAACATTTTTTATTGATATAGAGGGAAAGGCAGCACATGCAGGAAATCATTACAGTGACGGGCATGATGCAAATCTTGAGCTCTCTTACAAACTTCAATCACTAGTAGCATTAACAGACTTAGAAAAAGGAACTACTGTTAATGTCGGTAAAATTGAAGGCGGTATCGGCGCAAATACAATTTCTCCTCATGCAAAAATGATTTTTGAATTAAGATATAAAATTTCAAAAGAAAGAGATAGGGTTTTAAAAGAGATTGAACAAATTGTCCAAAAATCTTTTGTTGATGGCATTACCTCTACTCTCAGCGGTGGAATACAAAGAGATGTAATGCAAACATCCGACTCATCTTTGGAGTTGCTCAAACAAATTGAAAGTATTACAAAACAATCAATCGCTTATGAAGAGAGAGGCGGTGTTAGTGATGCCAACATTGTAAGTTCATGCGGTGTTGTAACGCTTGATGGTTTTGGACCCTACGGAGATGGAGATCATACTCTCAAGGAAAGAGCACTAAAAAGCAGTTTTACAAGCAGAATTGAGATGAGTAGTGATTTATTTGAATATTTTATAAAAAATTTAAGTTTTTGA
- the clpA gene encoding ATP-dependent Clp protease ATP-binding subunit ClpA, protein MISSSLNDIFQKSIIFAKQLHHEYLTIEHIFYLLLSSQEGVAIIEACGGNVSKMKEELGEYIKKNMEVLPSNIEQDPYESVALSRLIDKMVRHVQSSGQTNADIGDLLAALFEEEHTFAYALLNKYQISRLDILEIISHSDMNQNSEDRESNLSKYTINLIQKAKEGKIDPVIGRDNEIQRVTQILCRRKKNNPILVGEPGVGKTAIAEGLALRIAADEVPDIIKDSQLYALDLGALLAGTKYRGDFEKRLKGVMDELKREPKAILFIDEIHTLIGAGSTSGTMDAANQLKPALASGEIKCMGATTFAEYRNGFEKDKALSRRFSKIDINEPSKRTSYLILKGLQKKYEKHHSVTYTNKALKTAVDLSKRYITDKFLPDIAIDLIDETAASFHLKKGKRAKVSANDIQKTIASIVGISNAKISHNETASLQHLEDKLRKRVIGQEKAVEAVTKAIKISKAGLTPANKPIASFLFSGPTGVGKTELAIALSEVLGINFEKFDMSEYMEKHALSRLVGAPPGYVGYEQGGLLTEAIKKHPYTVLLLDEIEKAHPELINILLQIMDSATLTDNNGYKADFQNVILIMTSNIGATARNVMGFNKDESIAKNEELKSFFTPEFRNRLDAIIEFEQLSHKTVEGIVHKFIAELNKELKKKKITVKVSEEAVKLIAEKTYSPEMGARPLKRYIKDNITNKLSDEILFGKLKTGGEVKVIVENNTLINVYKEA, encoded by the coding sequence ATGATAAGTTCATCATTAAACGATATATTTCAAAAATCTATCATTTTTGCGAAGCAGCTCCACCATGAGTACCTGACTATTGAGCATATTTTTTATCTTCTTTTAAGTTCACAAGAAGGTGTTGCAATCATAGAAGCCTGTGGCGGTAATGTGTCAAAAATGAAAGAAGAACTTGGCGAATACATCAAAAAAAACATGGAAGTACTGCCGTCAAATATAGAACAAGACCCTTATGAGAGTGTCGCACTCTCACGTCTTATAGATAAAATGGTACGTCATGTACAATCATCAGGACAGACAAATGCAGATATCGGCGATTTACTCGCTGCACTTTTTGAAGAAGAACATACTTTTGCATATGCACTGCTCAATAAATATCAAATATCACGACTCGATATATTAGAAATAATTTCTCACTCTGATATGAATCAAAACAGTGAAGATAGAGAATCAAATTTAAGCAAATACACTATAAATCTCATTCAAAAAGCAAAAGAAGGAAAAATTGATCCTGTAATAGGAAGAGACAATGAAATCCAAAGAGTTACACAAATACTTTGCCGAAGAAAGAAAAATAACCCTATTTTAGTTGGTGAACCTGGTGTCGGTAAAACTGCTATAGCTGAGGGTTTAGCACTTCGTATTGCTGCGGATGAAGTTCCTGATATTATTAAAGATTCTCAACTCTATGCTTTAGATTTAGGGGCATTACTTGCAGGTACAAAATACAGAGGAGACTTTGAAAAACGCCTCAAAGGTGTTATGGATGAACTAAAACGTGAGCCAAAAGCCATTTTATTTATAGATGAAATTCATACACTTATAGGTGCAGGGAGTACAAGCGGTACTATGGATGCAGCCAATCAACTCAAACCTGCACTCGCATCAGGTGAAATAAAATGTATGGGTGCTACAACATTTGCAGAATACAGAAACGGTTTTGAAAAAGACAAGGCACTTAGCAGAAGATTTTCTAAAATAGATATAAATGAACCTTCTAAAAGAACAAGTTATTTAATACTCAAAGGCCTGCAAAAGAAATATGAAAAGCACCACTCTGTTACATATACAAATAAAGCATTAAAAACAGCGGTTGATTTGTCTAAACGCTATATTACTGACAAGTTTTTACCAGATATTGCAATAGATTTGATTGATGAAACAGCTGCATCTTTTCATCTTAAAAAAGGAAAAAGAGCAAAAGTCAGTGCCAATGATATTCAAAAAACAATAGCTTCCATAGTAGGTATCAGCAATGCTAAAATTTCTCATAATGAAACTGCATCACTCCAACATCTTGAAGATAAATTAAGAAAAAGAGTTATTGGGCAAGAGAAAGCAGTTGAAGCTGTTACTAAAGCTATAAAAATATCAAAAGCAGGATTAACGCCGGCAAACAAGCCTATTGCATCATTTTTATTCTCAGGACCAACCGGAGTCGGCAAAACAGAACTTGCAATTGCCCTCAGTGAGGTATTGGGTATCAATTTTGAAAAGTTTGATATGAGTGAATATATGGAGAAACATGCCCTCAGTCGTTTGGTTGGTGCACCTCCGGGATATGTAGGATATGAGCAGGGTGGATTGCTCACAGAAGCAATAAAAAAACATCCATACACTGTACTTCTGCTAGATGAAATTGAAAAAGCACATCCTGAGCTTATTAATATTTTACTCCAAATAATGGACAGTGCTACACTCACGGACAACAATGGATACAAAGCTGATTTTCAAAATGTTATATTAATTATGACATCCAATATAGGAGCAACTGCCAGAAATGTTATGGGCTTCAATAAAGACGAATCTATAGCTAAGAATGAAGAGCTCAAATCATTTTTCACTCCTGAATTTAGAAACAGACTTGATGCTATTATTGAGTTTGAGCAGTTAAGCCATAAAACGGTTGAAGGAATTGTGCATAAATTTATTGCAGAACTTAACAAAGAACTGAAAAAGAAAAAAATAACAGTAAAAGTATCCGAAGAAGCGGTGAAATTGATAGCTGAAAAAACATACTCTCCTGAAATGGGAGCTAGGCCACTAAAAAGATACATTAAAGACAATATTACAAACAAACTCAGTGATGAAATTCTCTTTGGAAAACTGAAAACTGGTGGTGAGGTAAAAGTTATAGTAGAAAATAATACACTCATAAATGTATATAAAGAAGCTTAA
- a CDS encoding ATP-grasp domain-containing protein, producing MSNRKIGMWLYKNGGGDKIGKKIIKKLKERDIDVLDDINLRHAIAKNAHIIYHGEEHRGEKLDKLDLFFSYNAGEQTLYQMYLYQALNRIIPMINTYDSFALTEDKFHTSFVLRNNGIKTADYKLCHRDDGHELKKIIKKWDKMVYKPTDGWGGVGLTKIESEANLDMLMPFLNQMDLRYFYVEKFINYDNTDFRVDIVDGKFVACYGRKASGTDWRTNVTSGGSVFIREANDEVVNIAKKACKATGVDIGGVDIIYDRDTEEYIVLEVNGIPAFATPEQEKMGLNFNNKKIDLIVDLIDRKTK from the coding sequence ATGAGTAATAGAAAAATAGGAATGTGGCTGTATAAAAATGGCGGCGGTGATAAAATTGGAAAGAAAATCATAAAAAAGTTGAAAGAACGAGACATTGATGTCTTGGATGATATAAATTTACGCCATGCGATTGCAAAAAATGCACATATAATTTATCACGGTGAAGAGCATCGTGGAGAAAAGTTGGATAAATTAGACCTGTTCTTCTCTTATAATGCTGGAGAACAAACTCTGTATCAAATGTATTTGTATCAGGCATTGAACCGTATAATTCCTATGATTAATACTTATGATTCTTTTGCCCTGACAGAAGATAAATTTCATACTTCATTTGTCTTGAGAAACAACGGGATTAAAACTGCTGATTATAAATTATGTCACAGGGATGATGGACATGAACTCAAAAAAATCATAAAAAAATGGGATAAAATGGTTTATAAACCGACAGATGGATGGGGCGGTGTCGGGCTTACGAAGATAGAAAGCGAAGCAAACCTCGATATGTTAATGCCATTTTTAAATCAAATGGATTTACGTTATTTTTATGTAGAAAAATTTATAAATTATGACAATACTGACTTTAGAGTCGATATTGTAGATGGAAAGTTTGTTGCTTGTTATGGGCGCAAAGCGAGTGGAACTGATTGGCGGACAAATGTAACAAGCGGTGGCAGTGTGTTTATTCGTGAAGCAAATGATGAAGTTGTAAATATTGCTAAAAAAGCCTGCAAAGCTACAGGTGTAGATATTGGCGGTGTAGATATTATTTATGATAGAGATACAGAAGAATACATAGTTTTAGAAGTGAATGGAATCCCTGCTTTTGCCACTCCAGAACAAGAAAAAATGGGATTAAACTTTAATAATAAAAAAATTGATTTAATTGTAGATTTAATTGACAGAAAAACGAAGTAA
- the trmD gene encoding tRNA (guanosine(37)-N1)-methyltransferase TrmD, with the protein MTFTFVTLFSNLIEGYFKDSILKRAIEKDLLRINYLDPRGYSKNKHFKVDDTAVGGGAGMVMNAQSLFDALDDLKKKDENVHIIFVTPVAKPFVQNDAKRLAKKNHVAFVSGRYEGIDERVIEKYADEVFSIGDYILTGGELASLVICDAVSRNREGVLGNSESLEIESFETPLLEAPSFSKPKTYEGLSVPSEYLKGNHSKIRSLKLALSEAKTKFFRPEQLIKYHCVGAMKKN; encoded by the coding sequence ATGACTTTTACTTTTGTTACTCTTTTTTCTAACCTGATCGAGGGTTATTTTAAAGATTCAATTTTAAAAAGAGCGATTGAGAAAGATCTTTTAAGGATTAACTATCTTGATCCGAGAGGTTACTCGAAAAACAAACATTTTAAAGTTGATGATACGGCAGTCGGCGGTGGTGCAGGTATGGTAATGAACGCACAATCGCTTTTTGATGCATTGGATGATTTGAAAAAAAAAGATGAAAATGTTCATATTATTTTTGTAACTCCCGTTGCTAAACCTTTTGTACAAAATGATGCAAAACGTTTGGCAAAGAAAAACCATGTAGCTTTTGTGAGTGGAAGGTATGAGGGTATAGATGAGAGAGTTATTGAAAAATATGCGGATGAAGTGTTTTCTATAGGTGATTACATTCTAACCGGAGGAGAATTAGCTTCTTTGGTTATTTGTGACGCAGTAAGTAGAAATAGAGAAGGTGTGCTTGGAAATTCTGAGTCTTTAGAGATTGAAAGTTTTGAAACGCCACTTTTAGAAGCACCATCATTTTCAAAACCAAAAACATATGAGGGTTTAAGTGTTCCATCAGAATACTTAAAGGGAAATCATAGTAAAATTCGCTCACTGAAATTAGCCTTGTCTGAAGCAAAGACCAAATTCTTTAGACCTGAACAGCTGATAAAATATCATTGCGTCGGAGCAATGAAAAAAAATTAA
- the rplS gene encoding 50S ribosomal protein L19 has product MRNKYIENFEKAQTAEKNIPDFRAGDTVNLAVTIKEGDKTRVQNYEGVCIAKRGQGTGQTITVRKIGANGVGIERIFPIYSDSIEEIKVIRRGRVRRAKLFYLRALAGKKARIKELRRK; this is encoded by the coding sequence ATGAGAAATAAGTACATAGAAAACTTTGAAAAAGCACAAACTGCAGAAAAAAATATTCCAGATTTTCGTGCTGGTGATACTGTAAACTTAGCAGTAACAATTAAAGAAGGTGACAAAACTCGTGTACAAAATTACGAGGGTGTTTGTATAGCTAAACGCGGTCAAGGTACTGGACAAACTATTACAGTACGTAAAATCGGTGCTAACGGTGTTGGTATTGAAAGAATTTTTCCAATTTACTCTGACTCAATAGAAGAAATTAAAGTGATTCGTCGCGGTCGTGTTCGTCGTGCGAAACTATTTTATCTTCGTGCACTTGCTGGTAAAAAAGCTCGTATTAAAGAACTTAGAAGAAAATAA
- a CDS encoding ATP-dependent Clp protease adaptor ClpS: MATNTHLEIDEDTALKYPKKYKVFLLNDDYTSMDFVVDILMSIFHKSYEQAQDIMLEVHKNDRGLCGVYTYEIAETKIMQVRRKAKDSGFPLKATMEEE; the protein is encoded by the coding sequence ATGGCAACAAATACACATTTAGAAATAGACGAAGATACAGCACTTAAATATCCTAAAAAATACAAAGTATTTTTACTCAATGATGATTATACATCTATGGATTTTGTTGTCGATATACTAATGAGTATATTTCATAAAAGTTATGAGCAGGCTCAAGATATTATGCTTGAAGTTCATAAAAACGACAGAGGCTTATGCGGCGTATACACATATGAAATAGCTGAAACAAAGATAATGCAGGTAAGGCGCAAAGCAAAAGACAGCGGCTTTCCACTAAAAGCCACAATGGAGGAAGAATAA
- a CDS encoding aminotransferase class I/II-fold pyridoxal phosphate-dependent enzyme, protein MNKFENYCTKFVQSIGSKEGAVSPAVVSSASFSYGSPETAEGIFNGSVKKPLYSRMGNPTTAKLESIIAEMDGGIGAVATSSGMGATTLAVMSLVSQGDEIISIGGLFGGTYSLFDETLSRFGIKTHFFDVDEFENIENTINDNTKIIFLESVGNPNMRLPDIEKIANIAKEKNIALIVDNTITPLSVSPLALGADITVYSTTKIISGNSSALGGCVVFRAINENDDKFKTKRYAFLAKFIKGAGKMALIPNAKKRALRDFGMSANAHASYQTMLGLETLALRLPRIVKNVEIIALELSKNGLHVNHPCLESHPHHTRYKEDFQYGCGTLLTIDMQTKERAYDFLRKTKLATITANIGDSRTLALHMASTIYSDFDEDTRKFLGITDGLIRISIGLENPQEIIEDFLKAAK, encoded by the coding sequence ATGAATAAATTTGAAAACTATTGCACGAAATTTGTACAAAGTATTGGAAGTAAAGAAGGAGCAGTTTCTCCGGCTGTAGTATCCTCTGCCTCTTTTTCTTACGGAAGTCCGGAAACAGCTGAAGGAATTTTTAACGGTAGTGTAAAAAAACCTCTCTATTCAAGAATGGGCAATCCTACAACAGCAAAACTAGAGTCGATTATAGCTGAGATGGATGGAGGTATAGGCGCAGTAGCTACAAGCTCGGGCATGGGAGCGACAACACTTGCTGTTATGTCTTTAGTCTCCCAAGGAGATGAGATTATTAGCATTGGAGGGCTATTTGGTGGAACATATTCACTTTTTGATGAAACCCTCAGTAGATTTGGCATAAAAACTCATTTTTTTGATGTTGACGAATTTGAAAATATAGAAAATACCATAAACGACAATACAAAAATAATTTTTTTAGAAAGTGTCGGCAATCCAAATATGAGACTTCCTGACATTGAAAAAATTGCTAATATTGCAAAAGAAAAAAATATTGCATTAATAGTTGACAATACCATTACACCTTTAAGTGTTTCTCCTTTAGCACTTGGTGCCGACATCACGGTTTACTCTACAACAAAAATTATCTCCGGTAACTCATCAGCTTTAGGTGGATGTGTAGTGTTTCGTGCAATTAATGAAAATGATGATAAATTCAAAACTAAACGTTATGCTTTTTTAGCAAAATTTATCAAAGGTGCAGGTAAAATGGCACTTATTCCAAATGCCAAAAAAAGAGCTTTGAGAGATTTTGGTATGAGTGCTAATGCTCATGCAAGTTATCAAACAATGCTTGGTCTTGAAACACTCGCGCTCAGACTTCCAAGAATTGTAAAAAATGTTGAAATCATTGCACTAGAACTTTCAAAGAACGGCTTACATGTAAACCATCCGTGCTTAGAGTCACATCCACATCATACAAGATATAAAGAGGATTTTCAATACGGTTGCGGAACACTCCTTACCATTGACATGCAGACAAAAGAGCGTGCTTATGATTTTCTAAGAAAAACAAAATTGGCGACTATTACTGCTAATATAGGTGATTCAAGAACTCTTGCTCTACATATGGCATCAACAATATATAGTGATTTTGATGAAGATACTAGAAAATTTCTAGGAATCACCGATGGTCTTATTAGAATTTCTATTGGACTTGAAAATCCACAAGAGATAATAGAAGACTTTTTAAAAGCGGCAAAGTAG
- the aat gene encoding leucyl/phenylalanyl-tRNA--protein transferase has translation MYIPQLDKHSLTFPNPHDANEEGIVAWGGDLNPSRLIRAYQNGIFPWYSQQDPILWWSTNPRLIMELDDFKLRRSLKKNLKKFDYKFDTNFEEVMKKCASTKREGQNGTWINKDLVESFSVLHGMGIAHSVESYQDGNLVGGLYGLVIGRVFCGESMFTHVNDASKAAYAVLVKHLKVWGYDFIDCQVPTQHLKSLGAKEVSRDYYLERLNKVNMENIKNEWIVEKNLIN, from the coding sequence ATGTACATACCCCAGCTCGACAAACACTCACTCACTTTTCCCAATCCACATGATGCAAATGAAGAAGGCATAGTGGCATGGGGAGGAGATTTAAATCCTTCACGGCTAATTAGAGCCTATCAAAACGGCATATTTCCCTGGTATTCCCAACAAGACCCTATTCTATGGTGGTCAACAAACCCGCGTCTTATAATGGAACTTGATGATTTTAAACTAAGACGCTCATTAAAAAAAAATTTAAAAAAATTTGACTACAAATTTGATACAAACTTTGAAGAAGTAATGAAAAAATGTGCTTCCACAAAAAGAGAAGGGCAAAACGGCACCTGGATAAACAAAGATTTAGTAGAATCATTTAGTGTACTTCATGGAATGGGTATAGCACATTCAGTTGAAAGTTATCAAGATGGAAATTTAGTCGGTGGCTTATATGGCTTAGTTATTGGGAGAGTATTTTGTGGAGAATCAATGTTCACACATGTTAATGATGCTTCAAAGGCAGCATATGCAGTATTGGTAAAACATTTAAAAGTATGGGGATATGATTTTATAGACTGTCAGGTACCTACGCAACATCTCAAATCATTAGGTGCAAAAGAGGTGTCAAGAGATTATTATCTTGAACGCTTAAATAAAGTTAATATGGAAAATATAAAAAATGAATGGATTGTAGAAAAGAATCTGATCAACTAG
- a CDS encoding M14 family metallopeptidase: MRQQYSSYDECVDFFHTAQKENPNLVKVETIGKTWEERDIIAVSITKNIDLHVNKPALFYTGTIHAREWIGIELSLSFAKYILEHIDYDPQLNQILDKTTLYMVPCANPDGFEYSRNHFAFWRKNRRKNPDGSYGVDLNRNFSVGFTPNKNYTSNVYSGPQPFSEPETAALRDFVLTHKNITITLDYHSQGNVFFPAHNFIHEDAEDAIDLNLLAGNMAEEIRKESSREYGIHMGKPPVHLISGSGREFYYSQGMLSLVAEVGTRNISDYIEHMSEHIKENIPALIMALLEVNNYKKEDNLQRVDNFVATCIGAKEVELSWDYIDDETIYFEIYRSNKLKGFAQASNRIVMTRLKTFIDSNLKSSTNYYYFIRAVCKDKSIKSPYAQLVAIRTKPAENMFSKILYPIASKIGYVGEKTQKNRDHFGNNSLFVGISEQKGECYGVCGFSLSTIPQNAIITEAKISFYPMNRVAVQVERYGEWRVGQMDERTIDNIDSFDEIKNAKMLSYIDRPTSSYQLAQGVWREYKFAEQEVQVLEKALKRREAYFRMQGPTSLPLDRASQLMQWDIGYGKFSGGLTYRPKLDISYTINEAKLDIQSSYEFTVNSDNIKDTALKSGYDANGNLKYACIEFDLLNLPDMENTVVSDAYIDMQAYQVNAKENNLRFHIELVESIEGEITYEKIKNRNIIERIGYDVSITDIKRSSKQRFVFDTYAISEMLDLAKENKKALFVISASSESETSKSVDVNWIDNKKINKPILTLDYIRKRKNPPKQIQNLRTSMENGIIKLQWDIPDDDGYKGAIVVKNRFKVPCSPYDGQKLYGGSDNYTYDNFGDLDIHKYYAVFSYDDVPNFSEPVYIEVNN; this comes from the coding sequence TTGAGACAACAATATAGTTCGTATGATGAATGTGTAGATTTTTTTCACACTGCACAAAAAGAAAATCCTAATCTTGTTAAAGTAGAAACTATAGGTAAAACATGGGAAGAGCGAGATATCATTGCTGTCTCTATTACAAAAAATATAGACTTACATGTAAATAAGCCGGCACTTTTTTATACGGGAACAATTCATGCAAGAGAATGGATAGGCATAGAACTTTCTCTATCATTTGCAAAATATATATTAGAACATATAGATTACGACCCACAACTCAATCAAATACTTGATAAAACAACACTTTATATGGTTCCTTGTGCAAACCCAGACGGTTTTGAATACTCTAGAAATCATTTCGCTTTTTGGAGAAAAAACCGTAGAAAAAATCCTGATGGAAGTTATGGAGTCGACTTAAACAGAAACTTTAGTGTAGGCTTTACACCAAATAAAAATTATACTTCTAACGTATACTCTGGCCCTCAACCATTTAGTGAACCGGAAACTGCAGCACTTCGTGATTTTGTACTTACACATAAAAATATAACAATCACATTGGACTACCATTCCCAAGGAAATGTTTTTTTTCCTGCACATAATTTTATACATGAAGATGCTGAGGATGCTATTGATTTAAATCTCTTAGCCGGAAATATGGCAGAGGAAATAAGAAAAGAGTCCTCCCGTGAGTATGGCATTCACATGGGAAAACCGCCAGTACATTTAATTTCAGGAAGTGGTCGAGAATTTTATTATTCTCAAGGCATGCTCTCTTTAGTTGCTGAAGTAGGCACAAGAAATATCAGTGATTATATTGAGCATATGAGTGAACATATTAAAGAAAATATTCCGGCTTTAATTATGGCACTCTTAGAAGTAAACAATTATAAAAAAGAAGATAATTTACAACGTGTTGATAACTTTGTAGCAACATGTATAGGTGCAAAAGAAGTAGAACTTTCATGGGATTATATAGATGATGAAACAATTTATTTTGAAATTTATCGTTCAAACAAATTAAAGGGGTTTGCTCAAGCTTCAAATAGAATTGTAATGACTAGGCTGAAAACATTTATAGATTCTAATTTAAAAAGTTCGACAAATTACTATTATTTTATACGTGCAGTTTGTAAAGACAAGTCTATTAAATCACCATATGCTCAACTAGTCGCTATAAGAACAAAACCTGCTGAGAATATGTTTTCAAAAATTTTATATCCTATAGCAAGTAAAATAGGCTATGTCGGGGAAAAAACTCAAAAAAACAGAGATCATTTTGGAAACAATTCTCTTTTTGTCGGTATTTCAGAGCAAAAAGGGGAATGTTACGGAGTATGTGGATTTTCTTTATCAACGATTCCTCAGAATGCAATTATTACCGAAGCTAAAATATCTTTTTATCCAATGAACAGAGTTGCAGTTCAGGTTGAGAGATATGGGGAATGGCGAGTCGGACAGATGGATGAGAGAACAATAGATAATATAGATAGTTTTGATGAAATAAAAAATGCAAAAATGCTTTCTTATATAGATAGACCAACTTCATCATATCAACTTGCTCAAGGTGTATGGAGAGAATATAAATTTGCAGAACAAGAAGTACAAGTTCTTGAAAAAGCTTTAAAAAGAAGAGAAGCCTATTTTAGAATGCAGGGACCAACTTCTTTACCACTTGACAGAGCTTCTCAGCTTATGCAGTGGGATATAGGATATGGAAAGTTCAGCGGTGGTCTGACATATAGACCAAAACTCGATATTTCATATACTATAAATGAAGCAAAATTAGACATTCAATCTTCTTATGAGTTTACGGTTAATAGTGATAATATTAAAGATACTGCACTTAAATCTGGATATGATGCAAATGGAAATTTGAAATATGCGTGTATCGAATTTGATCTATTGAATTTGCCGGACATGGAAAATACAGTGGTATCTGATGCATATATAGATATGCAGGCATATCAAGTAAATGCAAAAGAAAATAATTTGCGTTTTCATATAGAGCTAGTGGAATCGATTGAAGGTGAGATTACATATGAGAAGATAAAAAATAGAAATATCATTGAAAGAATTGGATATGATGTTAGTATTACAGATATTAAAAGGTCTTCAAAACAGAGATTTGTTTTTGATACTTATGCAATTAGTGAAATGCTTGACTTGGCAAAAGAAAATAAGAAAGCTCTTTTTGTAATCTCCGCTTCGTCTGAAAGTGAAACGTCCAAGAGTGTTGATGTTAACTGGATAGATAATAAAAAAATAAATAAACCGATTTTAACATTGGATTATATTCGTAAAAGAAAAAACCCACCTAAGCAAATACAAAATTTACGAACGAGTATGGAAAATGGAATAATTAAATTGCAATGGGATATTCCAGATGATGATGGATATAAAGGTGCAATAGTCGTAAAAAATAGATTTAAGGTTCCATGCTCCCCATATGATGGTCAAAAGTTATATGGAGGAAGTGATAATTATACTTATGATAATTTTGGTGATCTTGATATACATAAATACTACGCAGTATTTTCATATGATGATGTTCCAAATTTTTCTGAACCTGTATATATTGAAGTAAATAATTAG